A window of the Kosakonia radicincitans DSM 16656 genome harbors these coding sequences:
- the modA gene encoding molybdate ABC transporter substrate-binding protein, translating into MAGTWLRLFAGATLSLSVAGHALAEESKITVFAAASLTNALQDIAAAYKKEKNVEVVSSFASSSTLARQIEAGAPADLFISADQKWMDYAVEKKAIDTATRETLLGNSLVVVAPKSSTQGDISVNAKTNWASLLKGGRLAVGDPDHVPAGIYAKEALQKLGAWDSLSSKLAPAEDVRGALALVERGEAPLGIVYGSDAVVSKGVKVVGTFPEDSHQKVEYPLAIIDGHKNATVTAFYDYLKGPQASEIFKRYGFTTH; encoded by the coding sequence ATGGCAGGTACATGGTTACGCCTTTTTGCTGGGGCGACTTTATCGCTTTCTGTTGCCGGGCATGCGCTGGCGGAAGAGAGCAAAATTACCGTTTTTGCAGCAGCGTCGCTGACCAATGCGCTGCAGGATATTGCGGCGGCGTATAAAAAAGAGAAAAACGTTGAGGTAGTTTCTTCATTCGCCTCTTCGTCAACGCTGGCGCGGCAGATTGAAGCTGGCGCGCCAGCCGATCTGTTTATTTCTGCCGATCAGAAATGGATGGATTACGCCGTCGAGAAAAAAGCCATTGATACGGCGACGCGTGAAACCCTGCTGGGCAACAGCCTGGTGGTTGTGGCACCGAAAAGCAGCACTCAGGGCGATATTAGCGTTAATGCCAAAACGAACTGGGCCAGCCTGCTGAAAGGCGGTCGCCTTGCCGTTGGCGACCCGGACCACGTTCCGGCAGGGATTTACGCGAAGGAAGCGCTGCAAAAACTGGGAGCATGGGACTCTCTGTCATCGAAGCTCGCTCCGGCAGAAGATGTACGTGGCGCGCTGGCGCTGGTAGAACGTGGAGAAGCGCCGCTGGGCATCGTTTACGGTTCTGATGCGGTTGTCAGCAAAGGTGTGAAAGTGGTGGGGACCTTCCCGGAAGATTCACACCAAAAAGTGGAATACCCGCTGGCTATTATCGACGGGCATAAAAACGCGACGGTAACGGCGTTTTATGATTACCTGAAAGGCCCGCAGGCTTCTGAAATTTTCAAACGTTACGGATTTACGACGCACTAA
- a CDS encoding biofilm development regulator YmgB/AriR family protein, translating to MSQAMQDPSYGYENLPDASLAEYFRSGGNLLSEESAILGAAIRRISAAEQRITHKALILELIKMIETTKDVVTSDVIRNTLEIVVHHTTDDL from the coding sequence ATGAGCCAGGCTATGCAAGACCCATCATATGGTTACGAAAATCTGCCCGATGCTTCTCTTGCTGAATACTTCCGCAGCGGCGGCAATTTGTTATCAGAGGAATCGGCAATACTCGGTGCCGCCATTCGTCGTATTTCTGCCGCAGAGCAAAGGATCACGCACAAGGCGCTGATTCTTGAATTGATTAAGATGATCGAAACAACAAAAGACGTGGTCACAAGCGATGTTATCCGCAATACGCTGGAGATCGTTGTCCACCACACCACGGATGATCTCTGA
- a CDS encoding pyridoxal phosphatase: MTSRVIALDLDGTLLTPKKTLLPSSIEALTRAKAAGHQLLIVTGRHHVAIHPFYQALALDTPAICCNGTYLYDYHAKKVLSADPLPVPQAQQLITQLNEHNIHGLMYVDNAMLYEKPTGHVLRTNNWAQSLPPEQRPVFQQVASLNTAAQEVEAIWKFALTDEDTQKLKDFAHHIEQTLGLECEWSWHDQVDIARAGNSKGKRLAEWVASQGLSMQNVVAFGDNYNDISMLEAAGVGVAMGNADDAVKAHADVVIGDNTVDSIASFIYKELL, translated from the coding sequence ATGACTTCGCGAGTTATTGCTCTGGATTTAGACGGTACGCTACTGACACCGAAAAAAACGCTTCTGCCCTCATCTATTGAAGCGTTGACCCGCGCAAAAGCGGCAGGACATCAACTCCTCATCGTCACCGGTCGGCATCATGTTGCCATCCACCCTTTTTATCAGGCACTGGCGCTGGATACACCTGCAATTTGTTGTAATGGCACTTATTTGTATGATTATCATGCAAAAAAAGTACTCTCTGCCGATCCACTGCCGGTGCCGCAAGCGCAACAACTGATTACTCAGCTTAACGAGCATAACATTCATGGTCTGATGTATGTCGATAACGCCATGCTGTACGAGAAACCCACCGGCCATGTGCTGCGCACCAACAACTGGGCGCAATCACTGCCGCCAGAGCAACGCCCGGTTTTCCAGCAGGTAGCATCGCTGAACACTGCGGCGCAGGAAGTGGAAGCCATCTGGAAGTTCGCGCTCACCGATGAAGATACGCAAAAGCTGAAGGATTTCGCCCACCATATCGAGCAGACGCTGGGGCTGGAATGTGAATGGTCGTGGCACGATCAGGTCGATATCGCCCGCGCCGGAAACAGCAAAGGTAAACGCCTGGCTGAATGGGTGGCATCACAAGGTTTGTCGATGCAGAACGTAGTGGCGTTTGGCGATAATTATAACGATATCAGCATGCTGGAAGCGGCAGGCGTGGGTGTGGCGATGGGAAATGCCGACGATGCAGTCAAAGCGCACGCCGATGTGGTGATTGGCGACAATACCGTCGACAGCATTGCCAGCTTTATCTACAAAGAGCTGCTGTGA
- a CDS encoding diguanylate phosphodiesterase, whose product MLTTIIYRSHLHEHVSYEVLKEMVVAANIKNGQAGVTGILLFNGTHFFQLLEGPEEGVAAIYQDICADNRHYNLVELLRDYAPARRFGKTGMELFDLRDHRREAVLQAVFDRGTSRYQLIYGDRALQFFQTFVEDSEKENYFEIPPGDMWEFIADEQAVALPAMALDSLAECRFAFQPVVDPFARQIVSLEALLRTPEGGSPQAWFDGLAGEDIYAADLRSKKVAFALAAALRLGAQTLSVNLLPMTLVKVPNAVEFFLQEIRANGLVPEQIVVEFTESEILSHLDEFTQAVKLLKGAGIRVAIEHFGAGFAGLLLLAQFQPDRIKINRALIQDVHKSGSRQAIVQAIIRCCTALEIAVTAVGIETAEEWMWLESAGITHFQGYLFAPPSLSGIPAVAWPEKREDLPS is encoded by the coding sequence ATGCTCACCACCATCATTTACCGTAGCCATTTGCATGAACATGTCTCTTATGAAGTGCTTAAAGAGATGGTCGTCGCCGCGAATATCAAGAATGGTCAGGCAGGCGTTACGGGGATTTTGTTGTTTAACGGCACTCATTTTTTCCAGTTACTGGAGGGGCCTGAAGAGGGCGTCGCCGCCATCTATCAGGATATTTGTGCAGACAACCGTCATTACAATCTGGTTGAGTTACTGCGTGATTATGCTCCTGCGCGTCGGTTCGGTAAGACCGGAATGGAGCTGTTTGATTTACGCGATCATCGCCGGGAAGCGGTGTTGCAGGCGGTATTCGACAGAGGTACATCGCGTTATCAACTGATCTACGGCGATCGCGCGCTGCAATTTTTCCAGACCTTTGTCGAGGACAGTGAAAAAGAGAATTACTTTGAGATCCCGCCGGGCGATATGTGGGAATTCATTGCGGATGAACAGGCGGTTGCGCTGCCGGCAATGGCGCTCGACAGCCTTGCTGAATGCCGTTTTGCATTCCAGCCGGTAGTCGATCCGTTTGCCCGGCAAATCGTGTCGCTGGAAGCGCTGCTGCGAACGCCGGAAGGCGGCTCGCCGCAGGCCTGGTTTGATGGCCTTGCGGGAGAAGATATCTATGCGGCAGATTTACGCAGTAAGAAAGTGGCGTTTGCGCTGGCGGCCGCCTTGCGCCTGGGCGCGCAAACTCTCTCGGTGAATCTCCTGCCAATGACGCTGGTAAAGGTCCCCAATGCGGTGGAGTTTTTCCTGCAGGAAATTCGCGCCAACGGACTGGTGCCGGAGCAGATTGTCGTTGAATTTACAGAAAGTGAAATTCTTTCGCACCTGGACGAATTTACTCAGGCGGTGAAGCTATTAAAAGGCGCGGGCATCCGCGTGGCGATTGAGCACTTTGGCGCCGGGTTTGCCGGATTGCTGCTGCTGGCGCAGTTTCAGCCGGACCGGATCAAAATCAACCGCGCGTTGATTCAGGACGTACACAAAAGCGGCTCACGGCAGGCCATTGTTCAGGCGATTATCCGCTGTTGTACCGCGCTTGAAATTGCCGTTACCGCCGTTGGCATCGAAACTGCAGAAGAGTGGATGTGGCTGGAGTCAGCGGGCATTACCCATTTCCAGGGCTATTTGTTCGCGCCGCCTTCGCTGTCGGGGATCCCGGCAGTGGCCTGGCCTGAGAAAAGAGAAGATCTACCATCATAA
- the galE gene encoding UDP-glucose 4-epimerase GalE codes for MRVLVTGGSGYIGSHTCVQLLQNGHDVIILDNLCNSKRSVLNEIERFGGKSALFVEGDVRDEALLAEILHDHAIEAVIHFAGLKAVGESVAKPLEYYDNNVNGTLRLIDAMRAANVKNLIFSSSATVYGDQPKIPYVESFPTGTPQSPYGKSKLMVEQILTDLQKAQPEWSIALLRYFNPVGAHPSGDMGEDPQGIPNNLMPYIAQVAVGRRDSLAIFGNDYPTPDGTGVRDYIHVMDLADGHVAAMQQLAGKPGVHIYNLGAGVGSSVLDVVNAFSKACGKPVAWHFAPRREGDLPAYWADATKADKELNWRVTRTLDEMAEDTWRWQSRHPQGYPD; via the coding sequence ATGCGAGTTCTGGTTACTGGTGGTAGCGGTTACATAGGAAGCCACACCTGCGTGCAACTGCTGCAAAACGGCCATGACGTCATCATTCTGGATAACCTCTGTAACAGTAAGCGCAGCGTGCTCAATGAAATCGAGCGCTTCGGCGGAAAATCCGCACTGTTCGTTGAAGGCGATGTTCGCGATGAAGCGCTGCTGGCCGAAATCCTGCACGATCATGCCATTGAAGCGGTCATTCACTTTGCCGGGCTGAAGGCCGTTGGCGAATCCGTGGCGAAGCCGCTGGAGTACTACGACAACAACGTCAACGGTACGCTGCGCCTGATCGACGCCATGCGCGCGGCCAACGTCAAAAACCTGATTTTCAGCTCCTCCGCCACGGTCTACGGCGATCAACCGAAAATCCCTTATGTCGAAAGCTTCCCTACCGGAACGCCGCAAAGTCCGTACGGCAAAAGCAAGTTGATGGTGGAACAGATCCTCACCGACCTGCAAAAAGCCCAGCCGGAGTGGAGCATCGCGCTGCTGCGCTACTTCAACCCGGTTGGCGCGCATCCGTCAGGAGATATGGGCGAAGATCCGCAGGGTATCCCGAATAACCTGATGCCTTACATCGCGCAGGTTGCCGTTGGCCGTCGCGATTCTCTGGCGATTTTCGGCAACGATTATCCGACGCCGGATGGCACGGGCGTGCGTGATTACATTCATGTGATGGACCTGGCTGACGGTCACGTTGCGGCTATGCAACAACTGGCCGGCAAACCGGGCGTCCATATTTACAACCTCGGCGCCGGCGTCGGCAGCAGCGTACTGGATGTGGTCAACGCGTTCAGCAAAGCCTGCGGCAAACCGGTGGCATGGCACTTTGCGCCGCGCCGCGAGGGCGATTTACCGGCCTACTGGGCCGACGCGACCAAAGCCGATAAAGAGCTGAACTGGCGCGTAACCCGTACGCTTGACGAAATGGCAGAAGATACCTGGCGCTGGCAGTCACGCCATCCGCAGGGTTATCCGGATTGA
- the pgl gene encoding 6-phosphogluconolactonase — MKQTVYTASPESQQIHVWRLNSEGTLTLVQVVDVPGQVQPMVVSPDKRYLYVGVRPEFRVIAYRIAPDDGALTFTAEAPLPGSPTHISTDHSGRFLFSASYNAGSVSVTRLEDGIPTEIVDVVEGLEGCHSANISPDNRTLWVPALKQDRICLFTLADDGNLTAQNPAEVTTVEGAGPRHMVFHPNARFGYCVNELNSSVDVWQLSDVHGKIECVQTLDIMPPDFTDTRWAADIHITPDGRHLYTCDRTASLLTVFSVSEDGSVLSLEGFQPTETQPRGFNIDKSGKYLIAAGQKSHHISLYEITGEQGLLTEKARYAVGQGPMWVVVNAF; from the coding sequence ATGAAACAAACCGTTTATACCGCCAGTCCGGAAAGTCAGCAAATCCATGTCTGGCGTTTGAATTCTGAAGGCACCCTGACGCTGGTTCAGGTCGTTGATGTGCCGGGTCAGGTTCAGCCGATGGTGGTCAGCCCGGATAAACGTTACCTCTACGTGGGCGTTCGCCCTGAATTTCGCGTTATCGCTTACCGTATCGCCCCTGACGACGGTGCGCTGACGTTTACGGCGGAAGCGCCGTTGCCGGGCAGCCCGACGCATATTTCCACCGATCACAGCGGCCGCTTCCTGTTCAGCGCCTCTTACAATGCAGGCAGCGTCAGCGTGACGCGCCTGGAAGACGGAATTCCGACGGAGATCGTGGATGTGGTGGAAGGGCTGGAAGGGTGCCACTCGGCGAACATCTCTCCGGACAACCGTACGCTGTGGGTTCCGGCGCTGAAGCAGGATCGCATCTGCCTGTTCACGCTGGCGGATGACGGCAATCTGACGGCGCAAAACCCGGCAGAAGTGACCACCGTGGAAGGCGCAGGTCCGCGCCATATGGTGTTTCATCCGAACGCGCGTTTCGGCTATTGCGTGAATGAGCTGAACAGCTCCGTTGATGTCTGGCAGTTGAGCGATGTGCACGGCAAAATCGAGTGCGTACAGACGCTGGATATCATGCCGCCAGATTTTACCGATACCCGCTGGGCAGCAGATATTCATATCACGCCGGATGGTCGCCATCTCTATACCTGCGATCGTACCGCCAGCCTGCTGACGGTTTTCAGTGTCTCGGAAGATGGCAGCGTGCTGTCGCTGGAAGGTTTCCAGCCGACGGAAACACAACCGCGCGGTTTCAACATCGATAAAAGCGGTAAGTATCTGATCGCGGCCGGGCAGAAATCGCATCACATCTCGCTGTATGAAATCACCGGCGAGCAGGGGTTGCTGACCGAGAAAGCGCGCTATGCGGTAGGCCAGGGACCGATGTGGGTGGTAGTTAACGCCTTCTGA
- a CDS encoding MerR family transcriptional regulator: MAFYSIGEVAERCGINPVTLRAWQRRYGLLRPQRSEGGHRQFDESDIQRIEEIKRWIESGVSVSKVKALLDENKLAGQAGWTSVQEEMMSTLRQVNPARLQAMLTTLAQQYSAEQFIEDIIMPVRQRMSLDPNTARVMLSLLDGVLIEYAAAAIAQARSQAAKEALLVAWDNHDRTRLWLEAWRLSQQGWRIHVLAEPLDSPHPEFFPGQQLFVWTGKPLTRSQLQQLTHWRNQGFTVAIHPGTKLP, encoded by the coding sequence ATGGCATTTTACAGCATTGGCGAGGTTGCCGAGCGATGCGGCATTAACCCGGTCACACTGCGTGCATGGCAACGTCGTTATGGTTTGTTAAGGCCACAGCGCAGCGAAGGCGGGCACCGTCAATTTGATGAGTCCGACATTCAGCGTATTGAAGAGATCAAACGCTGGATCGAGAGCGGTGTGTCCGTCAGTAAAGTGAAAGCGTTGCTCGATGAGAACAAGCTGGCAGGCCAGGCCGGATGGACATCGGTTCAGGAAGAGATGATGTCCACGCTACGGCAGGTCAATCCTGCCCGTTTGCAGGCGATGCTGACCACGCTGGCGCAGCAATACTCCGCAGAGCAGTTTATTGAGGATATTATCATGCCGGTCAGGCAGCGCATGAGCCTCGATCCCAATACCGCGCGCGTTATGCTCAGTTTGCTGGATGGCGTGCTGATTGAATATGCCGCCGCGGCTATCGCGCAGGCACGTTCGCAGGCGGCGAAAGAGGCGCTGCTGGTGGCCTGGGACAATCACGATCGTACCCGTTTGTGGCTGGAAGCCTGGCGGCTTTCTCAGCAGGGCTGGCGCATTCATGTGCTTGCCGAGCCGCTCGATTCCCCACACCCGGAGTTCTTCCCCGGCCAGCAGCTTTTCGTCTGGACAGGAAAACCGCTGACGCGCAGTCAGTTGCAGCAACTGACGCACTGGCGCAATCAGGGGTTCACTGTCGCCATTCATCCCGGGACGAAACTTCCCTGA
- the modB gene encoding molybdate ABC transporter permease subunit encodes MILTDPEWQAVLLSLKVSSLAVLFSLPFGIFFAWLLVRCTFPGKALLDSVLHLPLVLPPVVVGYLLLVAMGRRGFIGQWLYDWFGITFAFSWRGAVLAAAVMSFPLMVRAIRLALEGVDRKLEQAARTLGAGRWRVFATITLPLTLPGIIVGTVLAFARSLGEFGATITFVSNIPGETRTIPSAMYTLIQMPGGESAAARLCVISIVLALISLLVSEWLARISRERTGR; translated from the coding sequence ATGATATTGACGGATCCCGAATGGCAGGCGGTACTGCTGAGCCTGAAAGTCTCATCCCTCGCGGTATTATTCAGTTTGCCCTTTGGGATCTTCTTCGCCTGGCTGCTGGTGCGTTGCACATTTCCGGGCAAAGCCCTCCTTGATAGCGTACTGCATCTGCCACTGGTTTTACCGCCAGTGGTGGTCGGTTATTTGTTGCTGGTGGCGATGGGCAGACGCGGTTTTATCGGTCAGTGGTTGTATGACTGGTTTGGTATCACCTTTGCGTTTAGCTGGCGCGGCGCGGTGTTAGCCGCCGCAGTAATGTCTTTTCCATTGATGGTGCGCGCGATCCGTCTGGCGCTGGAAGGTGTGGACAGAAAGCTCGAACAGGCAGCACGTACGCTTGGCGCAGGGCGCTGGCGCGTCTTTGCCACCATCACGCTGCCGCTGACGTTGCCGGGAATTATTGTCGGTACGGTGCTGGCCTTCGCCCGCTCGCTCGGCGAGTTTGGCGCGACCATCACCTTCGTCTCCAATATTCCGGGGGAGACGCGCACCATTCCCTCGGCGATGTACACCCTGATCCAGATGCCGGGCGGCGAAAGCGCGGCGGCGCGGCTGTGTGTGATCTCGATTGTGCTGGCGCTGATCTCGTTGCTGGTATCGGAATGGCTGGCGCGCATCAGCCGTGAACGGACAGGGAGATAA
- the modF gene encoding molybdate ABC transporter ATP-binding protein ModF — MSSLQISQGTFRLSDTRTLHLEQLILRAGESWAFVGANGSGKSALARALSGELTLLNGERQCQFTRLTRLSFEQLQKLVSDEWQRNNTDMLSPGEEDTGRTTADIIQDEVKNPQRCEQLAALFGITHLLTRRFKYLSTGETRKTLLCQALMSEPELLVLDEPFDGLDVNSRQQLAELLARLNSEGYTVVLVLNRFDEIPDFVQHAGVLVDCTLTETGEKSALLQQALIAQLAHSEKLAGIALPEPDAPPARETLRAGEPLIVLNDGVVSYNDRPIINQLSWKVNPGEHWQIVGPNGAGKSTLLSLITGDHPQGYSNDLTLFGRRRGSGETIWDIKKHIGYVSSSLHLDYRVSTNVRNVILSGYFDSIGIYQTVSDKQHKLAQRWLDILGFDARTADAPFHSLSWGQQRLALIVRALVKHPTLLILDEPLQGLDPLNRQLIRRFVDVLISEGQTQLLFVSHHADDAPACITHRLTFVPEGDSYRYQLETHAS; from the coding sequence ATGTCATCATTGCAAATTTCGCAAGGTACGTTTCGTCTTAGCGATACACGCACGTTGCACCTTGAGCAGTTGATCCTGCGGGCAGGCGAAAGCTGGGCCTTCGTTGGCGCGAACGGCAGCGGGAAATCCGCGCTGGCCCGTGCGCTTTCCGGCGAACTGACGCTGCTGAATGGTGAGCGTCAGTGTCAGTTTACCCGCCTGACGCGCCTCTCTTTTGAGCAGTTACAAAAACTGGTCAGCGATGAGTGGCAGCGCAACAACACCGATATGCTCAGCCCGGGCGAAGAAGATACCGGGCGCACCACGGCCGACATCATTCAGGATGAGGTCAAAAACCCACAGCGCTGTGAACAGTTGGCGGCGCTGTTCGGCATCACGCATCTGCTGACACGCCGCTTTAAATACCTTTCGACCGGCGAAACGCGCAAAACGCTGCTGTGCCAGGCGCTGATGTCCGAGCCGGAACTGCTGGTTCTGGATGAACCGTTCGACGGGCTGGATGTGAACTCCCGCCAGCAACTGGCGGAACTGCTGGCGCGGCTGAATAGTGAAGGTTACACCGTAGTGCTGGTGCTTAACCGCTTCGATGAAATCCCGGATTTTGTACAGCATGCTGGCGTACTGGTGGATTGCACCCTGACGGAAACCGGTGAAAAATCCGCCCTGCTACAACAAGCGCTGATTGCGCAACTGGCCCACAGTGAAAAGTTGGCCGGGATTGCCCTGCCGGAACCCGATGCGCCCCCGGCCCGAGAAACATTACGCGCGGGCGAGCCGCTGATAGTGCTGAATGATGGCGTCGTTTCTTATAATGACAGGCCGATCATCAACCAGCTTTCCTGGAAGGTAAATCCCGGCGAACACTGGCAGATCGTCGGCCCGAACGGCGCGGGGAAATCGACGCTGTTGAGCCTGATCACCGGCGATCACCCGCAGGGTTACAGCAACGATCTGACGCTGTTTGGCCGCCGTCGCGGCAGCGGTGAAACTATCTGGGATATCAAAAAACACATTGGTTACGTCAGCAGCAGTCTGCATCTTGATTACCGCGTCAGCACCAATGTGCGCAACGTGATCCTCTCCGGCTACTTTGATTCAATTGGCATCTATCAGACGGTATCAGACAAGCAGCACAAACTGGCGCAGCGCTGGCTGGATATTTTAGGTTTTGACGCCCGCACCGCCGATGCGCCCTTCCACAGCCTTTCATGGGGACAACAGCGGCTGGCGCTGATTGTCCGCGCGCTGGTGAAACATCCGACATTACTGATCCTCGACGAGCCGCTGCAAGGGCTGGATCCGCTAAACCGCCAGCTAATCCGCCGCTTTGTTGACGTATTAATCAGTGAAGGGCAAACCCAATTGCTGTTTGTTTCGCACCATGCCGACGATGCGCCAGCCTGCATTACTCACCGGCTGACCTTCGTGCCGGAAGGCGACAGCTATCGCTACCAACTCGAAACGCACGCTTCCTGA
- the modC gene encoding molybdenum ABC transporter ATP-binding protein ModC produces the protein MLELDFTQTLGTHQLRVAESLPASGITAIFGVSGAGKTSLINAIGGLTHPQEGLIILNNRVLLDTSRKICLPPEKRRVGYVFQDARLFPHYKVLGNLRYGMAKSMAGQFDKLVALLGIEPLLERLPGTLSGGEKQRVAIGRALLTAPELMLLDEPLASLDIPRKRELLPYLQRLAQEINIPMLYVSHSLDEILHLADNVMVLEAGEVKAFGRLEDVWGSRVMNPWLPPEQQSSVLKVIVLEHHPHYAMTALALGDQHIWVNKIDRPLQSTLRIRVQATDVSLVLQPPMNTSIRNILRAKVAQCFDVDGQVEVQLEVGSRTLWARISPWARDELGVKAGQWLYAQIKSVSITA, from the coding sequence ATGCTGGAGCTCGATTTCACCCAGACGCTGGGAACACATCAACTGCGTGTCGCCGAATCGCTGCCTGCCAGCGGAATTACGGCGATTTTTGGTGTTTCCGGCGCCGGGAAAACCTCGCTGATTAACGCGATCGGCGGCCTGACGCACCCGCAAGAGGGGCTCATCATCCTGAACAATCGCGTGCTGCTCGATACCTCGCGCAAAATTTGCCTGCCGCCGGAAAAACGTCGTGTTGGCTACGTTTTTCAGGATGCGCGCCTGTTCCCGCACTATAAAGTGCTCGGTAACCTGCGTTACGGCATGGCGAAATCCATGGCCGGGCAATTCGACAAGCTGGTGGCGCTGCTGGGCATTGAGCCTTTGCTGGAGCGGCTTCCGGGTACGCTTTCCGGCGGCGAAAAACAGCGCGTCGCCATTGGCCGCGCGTTATTAACCGCGCCGGAACTGATGTTGCTGGATGAGCCGCTGGCATCGCTGGATATTCCGCGTAAACGGGAGTTGTTACCCTATTTGCAGCGGCTGGCGCAGGAGATCAACATTCCGATGCTGTATGTCAGCCACTCGCTGGATGAGATCCTGCATCTCGCCGATAACGTGATGGTACTGGAAGCGGGGGAAGTGAAAGCGTTCGGCAGACTGGAGGATGTCTGGGGGAGCCGCGTGATGAACCCGTGGTTGCCGCCCGAGCAGCAAAGCAGCGTGCTAAAAGTGATAGTGCTGGAACACCATCCGCACTACGCCATGACCGCACTGGCGCTTGGCGATCAGCATATCTGGGTGAACAAAATTGATCGCCCGCTGCAAAGTACGCTACGCATTCGCGTGCAGGCGACGGATGTTTCTCTAGTGCTGCAACCGCCGATGAATACCAGTATCCGTAATATTTTGCGTGCCAAGGTGGCGCAGTGTTTCGATGTTGATGGGCAGGTAGAAGTTCAACTGGAGGTGGGTAGCCGCACGTTGTGGGCGCGCATCAGCCCCTGGGCGAGAGATGAACTGGGCGTGAAAGCGGGTCAGTGGCTGTATGCGCAAATCAAGAGCGTGTCGATAACCGCCTGA
- a CDS encoding AcrZ family multidrug efflux pump-associated protein has translation MLELLKSLVFAVIMVPVVMAIILGLIYGLGEVFNVFSAVGRRDRSSQQR, from the coding sequence ATGTTAGAGTTGTTGAAAAGCCTGGTTTTTGCCGTGATCATGGTTCCTGTGGTGATGGCTATCATCCTGGGGCTGATTTATGGCCTGGGTGAAGTGTTTAACGTCTTTTCCGCTGTTGGTCGTCGCGACCGTTCCAGCCAGCAGCGCTGA
- the modE gene encoding molybdenum-dependent transcriptional regulator yields MQAEILLTLKLQERLFADPRRISLLKQIEQTGSISQGAKNAGISYKSAWDAINEMNQLSEHTLVDRATGGKGGGGAAVTRYGQRLIQLYDLLAQIQQKAFDVLSDDDALPLNSLLAAISRFSLQTSARNQWFGTVTARDHQQVQQHIEVLLADGETRLKVAITAQSGERLGLDEGKEVLVLLKAPWVNITQDAQRAALADNQLKGFISHIERGEQQSEVLMTLPDGQQLCATVPTHDVDNLQEQREVTAYFNADRVILATLC; encoded by the coding sequence ATGCAGGCTGAAATTCTCTTAACCCTCAAACTCCAGGAACGCCTTTTTGCCGATCCGCGCCGTATTTCTTTGCTGAAACAGATTGAACAAACGGGTTCGATTAGCCAGGGCGCAAAGAACGCAGGCATCAGTTACAAAAGCGCCTGGGATGCCATCAATGAAATGAACCAACTGAGCGAACATACGCTGGTTGATCGTGCGACAGGCGGTAAAGGCGGCGGCGGCGCAGCAGTGACCCGTTACGGGCAGCGCCTGATTCAGCTTTACGATCTGCTGGCACAGATTCAGCAGAAGGCGTTTGACGTGCTAAGCGACGACGATGCGCTGCCGCTGAATAGCCTGCTGGCAGCTATTTCCCGCTTTTCCTTGCAAACCAGCGCCCGCAACCAGTGGTTTGGCACCGTAACCGCCCGCGATCATCAGCAGGTGCAGCAGCATATTGAAGTGCTGCTGGCCGACGGTGAAACGCGCCTGAAAGTCGCTATCACCGCACAAAGCGGCGAACGGCTTGGTCTTGATGAAGGAAAAGAGGTGCTGGTATTGCTGAAAGCGCCGTGGGTCAATATCACACAGGATGCGCAGCGCGCAGCGCTTGCCGACAACCAGCTTAAAGGGTTTATCAGCCATATTGAGCGTGGCGAACAGCAAAGCGAAGTGCTGATGACATTGCCAGACGGACAGCAGCTCTGCGCCACAGTGCCGACGCATGACGTGGATAATTTGCAGGAACAGCGCGAAGTGACGGCATATTTTAATGCCGATCGCGTCATTCTCGCCACGTTATGCTAA
- the ycgZ gene encoding regulatory protein YcgZ, protein MQQNGYLPNTAAAVTRYFNKATLPTQQVTLGKIAVEILSEGRNLNRKAICTKLLSRLEQASSPEEESHYHALIGMLFDR, encoded by the coding sequence ATGCAACAGAACGGTTATCTTCCGAACACAGCAGCTGCCGTTACCCGTTATTTCAACAAAGCGACGCTACCGACCCAACAAGTGACACTCGGGAAAATTGCGGTAGAAATCCTCAGTGAAGGGCGTAATCTCAATCGTAAAGCCATTTGTACCAAACTGCTCAGCCGCCTCGAACAGGCATCCAGCCCGGAGGAGGAGAGCCACTATCATGCGTTGATTGGTATGCTGTTTGACCGCTAA